A portion of the Lacibacter sp. H375 genome contains these proteins:
- a CDS encoding S41 family peptidase: protein MKLVINLVIFLLFSLHTVTAQVTKEQKSEAIDSVIKLMNERYIFPETAKQIELHLRKQQSKKAYDTITSADGFASQLTTDVRSICNDKHVTIRYSAEPLVINRNNDFMQISEEERKGYAEFLRLENYGVKKLEVLKGNIGYIDFKFLCGTEYAGDFYAAMMNYVQHTDALIIDFRHCGGAMSDNVIPFLCSYFFADKTHLNDLYWRERNFTQQTWTQVVVPGKKYLNKPIYILTSGGTFSGAEEMAYDLKNLKRAIIIGEVTGGGANPGGSVNLTKHFNMFLPVGRAINPITKTNWEGVGVQPDSLIMPRLALQKAHILAMQNSFNTSTDQGWKDELKRLIAQVEKETPVFTKVTFRLKGYANAKVVSVAGSFNDWSASSAKMKRQGDEWIVETIAETGKHMYKFVIDGQWIIDPANKETEMENGYQNSVVVVKR from the coding sequence ATGAAACTTGTCATAAACCTTGTCATCTTTTTACTTTTTTCACTTCATACCGTTACAGCACAGGTAACGAAAGAACAAAAATCAGAAGCGATCGATAGTGTTATTAAGTTGATGAATGAACGCTACATTTTTCCAGAGACTGCAAAGCAAATTGAACTTCACTTGCGAAAGCAGCAATCAAAAAAGGCTTACGATACTATCACCAGTGCTGATGGTTTTGCGTCTCAACTAACAACAGATGTAAGAAGCATCTGCAATGATAAGCATGTAACCATCCGTTATTCAGCTGAGCCATTAGTGATCAACCGTAACAACGATTTCATGCAGATATCAGAAGAGGAACGTAAAGGCTATGCGGAGTTTCTTCGTTTGGAAAACTATGGTGTAAAGAAACTGGAAGTGTTAAAAGGTAACATTGGATATATCGATTTTAAATTTTTATGCGGAACAGAGTATGCCGGTGATTTTTATGCAGCAATGATGAACTATGTGCAACATACCGATGCGCTCATCATCGACTTTCGTCATTGCGGTGGAGCCATGAGCGACAATGTAATCCCTTTTCTCTGCAGTTATTTTTTTGCCGATAAAACACACTTAAATGATCTATACTGGCGTGAGCGGAATTTTACACAACAAACCTGGACACAGGTAGTAGTGCCAGGCAAAAAATATCTCAACAAGCCGATTTATATTTTAACCAGCGGCGGTACTTTTTCAGGTGCCGAAGAAATGGCTTATGATCTTAAAAATTTAAAACGGGCAATCATCATTGGCGAAGTAACAGGCGGTGGCGCAAATCCCGGTGGTTCTGTAAATCTTACAAAGCACTTCAATATGTTTTTACCTGTTGGCCGTGCCATTAATCCTATTACAAAAACAAACTGGGAAGGAGTGGGTGTGCAGCCCGATAGTTTGATCATGCCAAGGCTTGCATTGCAGAAAGCACATATACTGGCTATGCAAAACAGTTTCAATACATCAACTGATCAGGGATGGAAAGATGAATTGAAGCGCTTAATTGCACAGGTAGAAAAAGAAACACCTGTATTTACAAAAGTTACGTTCCGGTTAAAGGGTTATGCCAATGCGAAAGTCGTTTCAGTGGCAGGCAGTTTTAATGATTGGTCAGCTTCTTCTGCAAAAATGAAAAGACAAGGCGATGAGTGGATCGTTGAAACAATTGCTGAGACTGGGAAGCATATGTACAAGTTTGTAATAGACGGGCAGTGGATCATTGATCCTGCTAATAAAGAAACTGAAATGGAGAACGGGTATCAGAATTCTGTCGTTGTAGTGAAGAGGTAA
- a CDS encoding Crp/Fnr family transcriptional regulator — MQATTPVIIDLDLLLAWGATFHNLEKGQVLFCEDDPAHFYYQVVEGRIKMCNCNEEGKEFIQGMFEAGESFGEPPLFDGGIYPASAEADEASVVIRLRKENFLQLLKENFDIHFGFTQTLARRLRFKSLISKEISSYGPMHRVSTLLQEYKKSRGIADNELLKIELTRQQIADMTGLRVETVIRAIRELERNGHLKIERGKVYF; from the coding sequence ATGCAAGCAACCACACCCGTTATTATTGATCTGGATCTGCTCCTTGCATGGGGTGCAACTTTTCACAATCTTGAAAAAGGGCAAGTGCTTTTTTGTGAAGACGATCCTGCACATTTCTACTACCAGGTGGTGGAAGGAAGGATTAAAATGTGTAACTGTAACGAAGAAGGAAAAGAATTTATACAAGGGATGTTTGAAGCAGGTGAAAGTTTTGGTGAACCTCCTCTGTTTGATGGCGGCATTTATCCTGCAAGCGCAGAGGCAGATGAAGCATCAGTAGTTATTCGTTTGCGAAAAGAAAATTTCCTGCAACTGCTGAAAGAAAACTTCGACATCCACTTTGGTTTTACACAAACGCTGGCACGCAGGCTTCGTTTTAAATCGTTGATCTCAAAAGAAATTTCATCGTATGGCCCAATGCACCGAGTAAGTACGCTGTTGCAGGAGTACAAAAAAAGCAGAGGTATTGCAGACAATGAATTACTGAAAATAGAACTCACACGCCAGCAAATAGCCGATATGACGGGCTTAAGAGTTGAAACCGTTATCCGGGCAATTCGTGAACTGGAGCGTAATGGCCATTTAAAAATTGAACGGGGTAAAGTGTATTTCTGA
- a CDS encoding c-type cytochrome, whose amino-acid sequence MKKMLIVFSFLGFVYACSNEASSDKTSGTESTTQTTTDNGNPSYDPERGAGKFTNVDVKPELDKAMAEAGSKVYDVKCGSCHKLTDEKLVGPGWKGVTTRHKPEWIMNFVTNVDEMLDKDPKAMAQLELCLVRMPNQNLTDDEARNVYEFMRKNDGVK is encoded by the coding sequence ATGAAAAAAATGCTCATCGTCTTCAGTTTCCTGGGTTTCGTTTACGCTTGTAGCAATGAAGCCTCATCTGATAAGACATCAGGCACAGAATCAACCACGCAAACAACAACTGATAATGGTAACCCATCCTACGATCCTGAAAGGGGCGCCGGTAAGTTTACCAATGTAGATGTAAAACCTGAACTTGATAAAGCCATGGCTGAAGCCGGCAGCAAAGTATATGATGTAAAGTGTGGAAGTTGCCACAAGCTTACTGATGAGAAATTGGTTGGCCCGGGTTGGAAAGGTGTAACTACACGTCACAAGCCTGAGTGGATCATGAACTTTGTAACCAATGTTGATGAGATGTTGGATAAAGATCCAAAAGCAATGGCGCAACTGGAGTTGTGTTTGGTTCGTATGCCTAACCAGAACCTGACCGATGATGAGGCAAGAAATGTGTATGAATTCATGCGCAAGAATGATGGAGTAAAATAA
- the nosZ gene encoding Sec-dependent nitrous-oxide reductase, protein MNSSKRMLTILLVAVVALQWMSCKPKGASTAAAGGSAEKSYVAPGKYDEFYNFVSGGFSGQMSVYGLPSGRLFRVIPVFSVDPEKGYGYSEESKPMLMTSNGFVPWDDLHHVSFSQTNGEIDGRWTFGNGNNTPRVARIDNKTFRTAEIIEIPNSAGNHSSPFITENSEYLVAGTRFSIPIGDNTDVPIESYKDNFKGVISFISIGKEKGEMDIAFQLLLPGVNFDLSRAGKGPSHGWFFFSCYNSEQANTLLEVNASQRDKDFILAVNWKKAEEYLKAGKGVKKQVRYAHNTWDEKTHSAKHEIKTEVTVLDPAVLKDICYFIPCPKSPHGCDTDPTGEYIVGSGKLAAIIPVFSFTKIQKAIADKTYDGEYGGIPVIKYEAALHGEVQKPGLGPLHTEFDANGNAYTSFFVSSEIVKWNVKDLKVLDRVPTYYSIGHLSVPGGDTRKPWGKYVVAYNKITKDRYLPTGPELTQSAQIFDISGDKMQLILDFPTIGEPHYAGSMPASLIKDKSLKIYKIDENQHPYAAKGEKESKVVREGNKVHVYMTSIRSHFAPDNIEGVKLGDEVYFHVTNLEQDWDVPHGFAIKGALNAELLIMPGETQTLKWVPEKVGVFPFYCTDFCSALHQEMQGYLRVSPAGSSLPLSFSLGKKGADAAEKPASK, encoded by the coding sequence ATGAACAGCTCTAAAAGAATGTTGACGATCTTGCTTGTTGCAGTTGTTGCACTGCAATGGATGTCCTGTAAACCCAAAGGTGCTTCCACAGCTGCTGCCGGTGGCTCTGCTGAAAAATCTTATGTTGCCCCGGGCAAGTACGATGAATTTTACAATTTTGTTTCTGGTGGTTTCAGCGGACAAATGAGTGTGTATGGTTTACCCAGCGGCCGTTTGTTCCGTGTAATTCCTGTGTTCTCTGTTGATCCTGAGAAAGGATATGGTTACAGCGAAGAATCGAAACCTATGTTAATGACCTCGAATGGTTTTGTTCCATGGGATGATCTTCACCATGTTTCATTCTCACAAACAAATGGTGAAATTGATGGACGCTGGACATTTGGTAACGGTAACAACACACCACGTGTTGCAAGGATCGATAACAAAACTTTCCGCACAGCCGAGATCATTGAAATACCCAACAGTGCAGGTAATCACTCATCTCCATTTATCACTGAAAATTCAGAATATCTCGTAGCAGGTACACGTTTCAGTATTCCTATTGGGGATAATACGGATGTGCCTATTGAATCATACAAAGACAATTTTAAAGGTGTTATCAGTTTCATCAGTATTGGCAAAGAAAAAGGTGAAATGGATATTGCATTTCAGTTATTGTTACCTGGTGTAAACTTTGATCTTAGTCGTGCAGGTAAAGGACCCAGCCATGGTTGGTTCTTCTTCAGCTGTTACAATAGTGAGCAGGCAAATACGTTGTTAGAAGTAAATGCATCGCAACGTGACAAAGATTTTATTCTTGCAGTAAACTGGAAAAAAGCAGAGGAATATCTCAAAGCAGGAAAAGGGGTAAAAAAACAAGTTCGTTATGCACATAATACCTGGGATGAGAAAACGCATTCAGCTAAACATGAGATCAAAACAGAAGTAACTGTGCTTGATCCTGCAGTATTGAAAGATATCTGCTATTTCATTCCATGTCCAAAATCACCGCATGGTTGCGATACTGATCCTACAGGTGAATATATTGTGGGCAGTGGTAAACTTGCTGCTATCATTCCTGTATTCTCATTTACAAAAATTCAGAAAGCAATTGCTGATAAAACATACGATGGAGAATATGGTGGCATTCCTGTAATTAAATACGAAGCAGCTTTACATGGTGAAGTGCAAAAACCAGGTCTCGGACCATTACATACTGAGTTTGATGCAAACGGTAATGCTTATACTTCATTCTTTGTGAGCAGTGAAATTGTTAAATGGAATGTGAAAGATCTGAAAGTGCTTGATCGTGTACCTACTTATTACTCTATCGGTCACCTTTCAGTTCCTGGTGGTGATACAAGAAAACCATGGGGTAAATATGTAGTGGCTTATAACAAGATCACAAAAGACCGTTACCTGCCAACTGGACCTGAGTTAACGCAAAGTGCTCAGATCTTCGATATCAGTGGCGATAAAATGCAACTGATCCTCGATTTTCCAACTATTGGTGAACCACACTATGCAGGTTCAATGCCGGCATCATTGATCAAAGACAAGAGTTTGAAAATTTATAAGATCGATGAAAACCAGCATCCGTATGCTGCAAAAGGTGAGAAAGAATCAAAAGTGGTGCGTGAAGGAAATAAAGTTCATGTGTACATGACATCAATCCGTTCACACTTTGCACCAGATAATATTGAAGGTGTTAAGTTAGGTGATGAAGTATATTTCCACGTTACAAATCTTGAGCAGGATTGGGATGTACCACATGGTTTTGCTATTAAAGGCGCATTAAATGCAGAGTTGCTGATTATGCCAGGTGAAACACAAACATTAAAATGGGTTCCTGAGAAAGTAGGAGTATTCCCATTCTATTGTACCGATTTCTGTAGTGCATTGCATCAGGAAATGCAAGGCTACCTGCGTGTATCGCCTGCGGGAAGCAGTTTGCCACTCTCATTCAGTTTAGGTAAGAAAGGAGCAGACGCAGCAGAAAAACCGGCAAGTAAATAA
- a CDS encoding nitrous oxide reductase accessory protein NosL yields the protein MNKPLSTLTRMLSFICGTALFVVIFVPMWRIDLTAPQYPEGLVLKIHADKLAGDVDVISGLNHYIGMRRLRTEDFVEFTILPYLIGAFALFGILSFLVNRRWFFYTWTVLYIAFGVIAMFDFYRWEYNYGHNLDPDAAIIVPGMAYQPPLIGFKQLLNFGAYSFPDIGGYIFLSVGLILVILAYREWKIKPKTIVATTSFLLMLTMQGCSSGPQPISFGKDACHFCKMVISDHHFGAEVITDKNKVYKFDDVHCVISFMKSGDVPSTEIASVYLVDFAEKGKLVKAEESFLLQGEQLRSPMGGNVAAFTVADSMKKFQQEINGSSVNWQDLLK from the coding sequence ATGAATAAGCCATTATCAACACTAACAAGGATGTTATCCTTCATTTGCGGAACCGCTTTATTCGTTGTCATTTTTGTGCCTATGTGGCGCATTGATCTTACTGCACCTCAATATCCTGAGGGCCTTGTATTAAAGATTCATGCGGATAAACTGGCAGGTGATGTTGATGTCATCAGCGGACTGAATCACTACATTGGTATGCGTAGGCTACGTACCGAAGATTTTGTTGAGTTTACGATATTGCCTTATCTAATTGGAGCATTTGCACTGTTTGGTATTCTATCATTTCTAGTCAACCGACGTTGGTTCTTTTACACATGGACTGTACTTTATATTGCGTTTGGTGTAATTGCCATGTTTGATTTTTACCGCTGGGAATATAATTATGGTCATAACCTTGACCCGGATGCTGCCATTATTGTACCAGGCATGGCTTACCAACCACCGTTGATAGGCTTTAAGCAGTTATTGAATTTTGGCGCTTATTCTTTTCCCGATATTGGCGGTTATATTTTTCTTTCTGTTGGACTTATACTTGTGATACTTGCTTACCGTGAGTGGAAAATAAAACCGAAAACGATTGTTGCTACAACTTCTTTCTTGTTGATGTTAACAATGCAGGGATGTTCAAGTGGTCCACAACCAATCAGTTTTGGAAAAGATGCCTGTCATTTTTGTAAGATGGTGATCAGCGATCATCATTTTGGTGCAGAGGTGATTACGGATAAGAACAAAGTGTACAAGTTTGATGATGTGCATTGCGTGATTTCTTTTATGAAATCAGGCGACGTGCCTTCAACCGAAATTGCTTCTGTTTACCTGGTTGATTTTGCCGAGAAAGGAAAATTGGTAAAGGCTGAAGAAAGTTTTTTGTTACAAGGTGAACAGTTACGCAGCCCGATGGGTGGTAATGTAGCTGCATTTACAGTTGCCGACAGTATGAAAAAATTTCAACAGGAAATAAATGGATCGTCGGTTAACTGGCAAGATCTTCTTAAATAA
- a CDS encoding nitrous oxide reductase family maturation protein NosD — MKLLITILSILLFSSAVSARTLRVGTKQPIRSVKQAVQQAADGDTVMVFAGVYKEGQITINKKLVLLGINFPVLDGERKYEIITINANGVVMEGFIFRNAGRSSYNDIAALRIAESRRVVIRNNQFQNSYFGIYSQHATACIITGNKLSSDAKDEISSGNGIHCWKSDSMQISNNYVTGHRDGIYFEFVTNSVIKQNNSTKNVRYGLHFMFSNTNSYIANRFTDNGAGVAVMYSKGISMYHNTFADNWGTAAYGILMKDITDSHVEGNVFKRNTVGVMMEGSNRIDLVKNSFENNGWALKIQASCMENNIKQNNFRTNSFDVATNGELMLNKFFKNYWDKYEGYDLNRNGIGDVPYRPVSMFSMIGERNNSSMMLYRSFIVGLLDKAEKMLPVITPVELKDDEPLMKPIKF, encoded by the coding sequence ATGAAATTATTAATCACCATACTATCTATTCTTCTTTTTTCATCTGCCGTTTCAGCCCGCACATTACGTGTAGGCACTAAACAGCCGATCCGTTCTGTTAAGCAAGCAGTGCAACAGGCTGCTGATGGCGATACGGTAATGGTTTTTGCAGGTGTGTACAAAGAAGGGCAGATCACGATCAATAAAAAGTTAGTGCTGCTTGGTATAAATTTTCCTGTGCTTGATGGAGAACGCAAGTATGAGATCATCACCATCAATGCAAACGGCGTTGTGATGGAAGGGTTCATATTCCGTAATGCAGGCCGCAGCAGTTATAATGATATTGCTGCTTTACGTATTGCGGAAAGCCGTCGTGTAGTTATCCGTAACAATCAGTTTCAAAACAGTTATTTTGGTATTTACTCGCAACATGCAACAGCTTGTATCATTACAGGTAATAAGTTGAGCTCCGATGCGAAAGATGAAATTTCTTCCGGTAACGGTATTCATTGCTGGAAGAGTGATAGCATGCAGATCAGTAACAATTACGTTACCGGTCATCGTGATGGTATTTATTTTGAATTTGTAACCAACTCTGTCATCAAACAAAACAACAGTACAAAAAATGTGAGGTATGGTTTGCATTTTATGTTTTCCAATACCAATTCATATATAGCCAACAGGTTTACCGATAATGGTGCAGGTGTAGCGGTGATGTATTCAAAAGGCATCAGCATGTATCACAACACATTTGCTGATAACTGGGGAACGGCTGCTTACGGCATTTTAATGAAGGATATTACTGATAGCCATGTGGAGGGAAATGTTTTCAAACGCAATACAGTAGGAGTGATGATGGAAGGAAGCAACCGCATCGATCTTGTCAAAAATTCATTTGAAAATAATGGCTGGGCATTGAAGATACAGGCCAGCTGTATGGAAAATAATATCAAACAGAATAATTTTCGCACTAATTCATTTGATGTGGCTACCAACGGAGAACTGATGCTCAATAAATTTTTCAAGAACTACTGGGATAAATATGAAGGCTATGATCTCAACCGTAACGGAATTGGAGATGTGCCTTACCGTCCTGTAAGTATGTTCTCGATGATCGGCGAACGAAACAACTCCAGCATGATGCTTTACCGCAGTTTTATTGTGGGGCTGCTTGATAAAGCAGAAAAAATGTTGCCGGTAATTACACCTGTTGAATTAAAAGATGATGAACCCCTTATGAAACCAATTAAATTCTAA